One genomic window of Undibacterium cyanobacteriorum includes the following:
- a CDS encoding substrate-binding periplasmic protein codes for MRTIALRRAIHALSFLSLLSCWQHCFANDRPLLRGLTSEDAYPYNFQMRQKIDGLVFEIAKLLTSRSGYELKVEAQPWTRALQTAKDNPNVLVFSLARNPEREQHYHWIGPVTTSEVWLFKLKSRTDLQITKLEEVKSYTIGDVASSSTIALLQKHGAKIDPAPSNLSNCRKFKAGRVDLIPFDPNGIKIFLHTCGLKPEDVEQSLHLPRDTALYIALGKRSDAELVQQLQQQFQNIIKDKSLQRLHEQWKIPYKNP; via the coding sequence ATGCGTACTATCGCACTCCGTCGCGCCATCCACGCATTGAGCTTCTTAAGTCTCCTTAGTTGCTGGCAGCATTGCTTTGCCAACGACCGACCGCTCTTACGTGGTCTGACTAGTGAAGACGCCTACCCCTACAATTTTCAGATGCGACAGAAAATTGATGGTCTCGTTTTTGAAATCGCCAAGTTACTGACGAGCCGCAGTGGATATGAGCTCAAAGTCGAGGCACAACCTTGGACGCGCGCGCTGCAAACAGCCAAAGACAATCCAAACGTGCTCGTATTCAGCTTAGCCCGCAATCCTGAGCGCGAGCAACACTACCATTGGATAGGCCCGGTGACCACTAGTGAAGTTTGGCTATTCAAACTTAAATCACGAACCGATCTTCAGATCACAAAATTGGAAGAGGTTAAGTCCTACACCATCGGTGATGTCGCGAGCAGCTCGACGATCGCTTTACTGCAGAAACACGGAGCGAAGATCGATCCAGCTCCGAGCAATCTATCCAACTGTCGAAAATTTAAGGCAGGTCGAGTCGATCTCATTCCTTTCGATCCAAACGGCATCAAGATCTTTTTGCATACCTGCGGCCTCAAACCTGAAGATGTTGAGCAAAGTCTACATTTACCACGTGATACAGCGCTGTATATCGCCCTTGGAAAACGTAGCGATGCTGAACTGGTGCAGCAACTACAGCAGCAATTTCAAAATATAATCAAAGACAAAAGTCTGCAACGACTCCATGAGCAATGGAAGATACCCTACAAAAATCCCTAA